A DNA window from Dunckerocampus dactyliophorus isolate RoL2022-P2 chromosome 17, RoL_Ddac_1.1, whole genome shotgun sequence contains the following coding sequences:
- the kcnt1a gene encoding potassium channel subfamily T member 1, with product MQLTREEDSVRGDSAPPTSRRSSGKMCSECYENQTFINDDGSVNDRKTRACKGPRHTISSTGGVILDISRLKMEQLESEVPPLPPRFRFRDLLLGDQSFQNDRVQVEFYVNENTFKERLKLFFIKNQRSSLRIRVFNFSLKLLTCLLYIIRVVTDNPGQSASATHSPSQPNTAGGNTKCMDCPWNGSVQDRDINWELIFWVDRKVPVWAIQVTVAIISFLETMLLMYLSYKGNIWEQIFQVSFLLEMINTVPFIITIFWPSIRNIFIPVFLNCWLAKCALENMINDVHRAIQRTNSAMFNQVLILICTLLCLVFTGTCGIQHLERAGKNLSLFNSFYFCIVTFSTVGFGDVTPRIWPSQLLVVIMICVALVVLPLQFEELMYLWMESQKSGGNYSRHRAQTEKHVVLCVSALKIDLLMDFLNEFYAHPRLQDYYVVILCPSEMDLQVRRVLQIPLWSQRVIYLQGSVLKDQDLLRAKMDDAEACFILSSRNEVDRMAADHQTILRAWAVKDFAPNCPLYVQILKPENKFHVKFADHVVCEEEFKYAMLALNCVCPATSTLVTLLVHTSSGREGQQSPEQWQRMYGCCSGNEVYHIRLSDSKFFGAYSGKSFTYASFHAHKKYGVCLIGIRREENKSILLNPGPHHIMAATDTCYYINITKEENSAFIFNQEERKGRAGVGLYDGPSQLPVHSIIASMGTVAMDLQNSSPPHISGAKLVPPALNGMGSRRPSIAPVQEIADSSSILPCDLLGDQSEDDSVFTDEREHSSTEYVKGYPPNSPYIGSSPTLCHLLAEKASFCCLRLDQGCSHNSSEDAKAYGFKNKLIIVSAETAGNGLYNFIVPLRAYYRPRKELNPIVLLLDNLPDNHFLEAICCFPMVYYMAGAIDNLDSLLQCGIIYADNLVVVDKESTMSAEEDYMADAKTIVNVQTMFRLFPSLSIITELTHPSNMRFMQFRAKDCYSLALSKLEKKERDKGSNLAFMFRLPFAAGRVFSISMLDTLLYQSFVKDYMILIARLLLGLDTTPGSGYLCAMKVTEGDLWIGTYGRLFQKLCSSSAEIPIGIYRTESHIFSTSEFQASVEECKDTRDRSQEPQRPNDQSDRPLLRKKSMQWARRLSKRSTRWQGTSRDSTKDHAQRIAQQRLSLYRRSEREELSELVRNRMRHLGLPTSGYEDWNNLTACDVMNRVNLGYLQDEQNDHQNTLSYVLINPSPDTRLELNDVVYLIRSDPLAHVPEEPPIHSSSLKERHESSFETREDTQL from the exons ATGCAACTGACCCGGGAAGAGGACTCTGTCAGGGGGGACTCAGCGCCGCCGACATCTCGCAGGTCTTCGGGCAAAATGTGCAGCGAGTGCTACGAGAATCAAACGTTTATTAATGACGATGGCAGCGTGAACGACCGCAAGACACG CGCTTGCAAGGGACCACGCCACACCATCAGCAGCACCGGCGGGGTGATCTTGGACATCTCCAGGTTGAAGATGGAGCAGCTGGAGAGTGAGGTGCCACCGTTGCCGCCTCGCTTCCGCTTCCGAGACCTGCTGCTCGGGGACCAGAGCTTCCAGAACGACAG GGTGCAAGTTGAGTTTTACGTGAACGAGAACACCTTCAAGGAGCGTCTGAAGCTGTTCTTCATCAAAAATCAACGCTCAA GCCTCAGAATCCGTGTGTTCAACTTCTCCCTGAAGCTGCTCACCTGTCTGCTCTACATCATCCGAGTGGTGACAGACAACCCAGGTCAGAGCGCGAGCGCTACCCACAGCCCGAGCCAACCGAACACTGCCGGCGGCAACACCAAGTG CATGGACTGCCCCTGGAATGGATCAGTGCAAGACCGAGACATTAACTG GGAGTTGATCTTTTGGGTGGATAGGAAGGTTCCTGTCTGGGCCATTCAA GTGACAGTGGCCATCATCAGCTTCCTGGAGACGATGCTGCTGATGTATCTGAGCTACAAG GGGAACATTTGGGAGCAGATATTCCAAGTTTCTTTTCTTCTGGAGATGATCAACACGGTTCCTTTCATCATCACG ATCTTCTGGCCATCCATAAGGAACATCTTCATCCCCGTCTTTCTCAACTGCTGGCTTGCCAAATGCGCTCTGGAAAACATGATT AATGATGTCCACAGAGCAATCCAGAGGACCAACTCAGCCATGTTCAACCAGGTTCTCATCCTCATCTGCACTCTGCTCTGCTTGGTCTTCACTGG CACGTGTGGAATCCAGCACCTGGAGCGCGCAGGGAAAAACCTCTCCCTGTTCAACTCCTTCTACTTCTGCATCGTCACCTTTTCCACGGTAGGGTTCGGTGACGTCACCCCCCGAATTTGGCCGTCACAGCTCCTGGTGGTCATCATGATCTGCGTGGCCCTGGTGGTGCTGCCACTGCAA TTTGAGGAGTTGATGTACCTGTGGATGGAGAGCCAGAAGTCTGGGGGGAATTACAGCCGCCACCGCGCGCAGACGGAGAAACACGTGGTACTGTGTGTCAGTGCACTTAAAATCGACCTGCTCATGGACTTCCTCAATGAGTTCTACGCCCACCCCAGACTCCAG GATTACTACGTGGTGATACTGTGTCCGAGTGAAATGGACCTGCAGGTGCGGAGAGTACTTCAGATCCCTCTGTGGTCGCAAAGAGTCATCTATCTGCAGGGGTCGGTTCTCAAAGACCAGGACCTGCTCAGAGCCAA GATGGACGACGCCGAGGCCTGTTTCATCCTTAGCAGCCGTAACGAGGTGGATCGCATGGCAGCG GACCATCAGACCATCCTGAGAGCCTGGGCAGTCAAGGACTTTGCTCCAAACTGTCCACTATATGTTCAGATCCTCAAGCCTGAAAACAAGTTCCATGTCAAATTTGCAG ACCATGTCGTGTGTgaggaggagttcaagtatgcCATGTTGGCTCTTAACTGTGTGTGTCCCGCCACCTCCACTTTGGTCACGCTTCTCGTGCACACCTCCAGTGGACG GGAAGGACAGCAGTCTCCGGAGCAGTGGCAGAGAATGTACGGCTGTTGCTCCGGCAACGAGGTCTACCACATCAGGCTGAGCGACAGCAAGTTTTTCGGGGCGTACAGCGGCAAAAGCTTCACCTACGCTTCTTTCCACGCTCACAAAAA ATATGGAGTGTGTTTGATCGGCATAAGGAGGGAGGAGAACAAGAGCATCCTTTTAAACCCCGGCCCTCACCACATCATGGCTGCCACAGACACCTGCTACTACATCAACATTACAAAGGAGGAAAACTCAGCCTTCATCTTCAACCAGGAGGAACGGAAGGGACGTGCTGGTGTGGGACTCTATGACGGACCCTCGCAGCTTCCCGTGCACAGCATCATTGCCAGCATGG GCACCGTTGCGATGGATCTTCAGAACTCCAGTCCGCCTCACATCTCGGGCGCTAAGCTGGTACCGCCCGCGCTCAACGGAATGGGCAGTCGCCGGCCGAGCATCGCTCCGGTTCAGGAGATCGCCGACTCTTCCTCAATCCTGCCATGTGACCTCCTTGGCGACCAATCAGAAGACGACTCTGTCTTCACCGATGAGAGAGAGCATTCGTCCACTGA GTATGTGAAAGGTTACCCCCCTAACTCTCCTTACATCGGAAGCTCGCCCACCTTGTGCCATCTGCTGGCTGAGAAAGCCTCATTTTGCTGCCTACGTCTAGACCAG GGTTGCAGCCACAACAGTTCAGAAGACGCCAAGGCTTATGGTTTCAAAAATAAGCTTATCATCGTGTCGGCTGAGACAGCAGGGAATGGTCTCTATAACTTCATAGTGCCTCTCAGAGCGTATTACAGACCCAGGAAAGAACTCAACCCGATCGTGTTACTGCTGGACAACCT GCCAGATAATCACTTTCTAGAAGCCATCTGTTGCTTTCCTATGGTCTACTATATGGCGGGCGCCATAGACAA TCTTGACAGCCTGCTTCAGTGTGGCATTATATACGCCGACAACTTGGTCGTCGTGGACAAAGAGAGTACAATGAGCGCAGAGGAGGACTACATGGCCGACGCCAAAACTATTGTTAACGTGCAGACAATGTTTCG GTTGTTCCCCAGCCTCAGCATCATCACGGAGCTCACACATCCATCCAACATGAGGTTCATGCAGTTCAGGGCAAAGGACTGCTACTCTCTGGCTCTATCCAAGCTGGAAAAG AAAGAGCGCGACAAAGGCTCCAACTTGGCCTTCATGTTCCGCCTCCCCTTCGCCGCAGGCCGAGTGTTCAGCATCAGCATGCTCGACACGCTGCTCTACCAG TCTTTTGTGAAGGACTACATGATCCTCATAGCAAGGTTGCTGCTGGGACTGGACACCACTCCTGGATCAGGATACCTCTGTGCT ATGAAAGTAACTGAGGGAGACCTGTGGATTGGTACTTATGGAAGACTCTTCCAGAAACTGTGCTCATCCAGTGCAGAAATTCCAATTGGGATCTACCGGACCGAGTCACACATTTTCTCCACTTCTGAG TTTCAGGCATCCGTCGAAGAGTGcaaggacacaagagacagaaGTCAAGAGCCCCAGCGCCCCAATGACCAGTCAGACCGCCCTCTGCTTAGGAAGAAGAGCATGCAGTGGGCACGTCGTCTGAGTAAAAGAAGCACGCGGTGGCAGGGGACAAGCCGGGACTCCACTAAGGACCATGCCCAGCGCATCGCCCAACAGCGCCTGAGCCTCTACCGACGCTCTGAAAGGGAGGAGCTTTCTGAGCTGGTGCGCAACCGCATGAGGCATCTGGGTCTTCCCACCTCAGGATATG AGGACTGGAACAATCTGACAGCCTGTGATGTCATGAACAGAGTCAATCTGGGATACCTGCAAG ATGAGCAGAACGATCACCAAAACACTCTGTCCTATGTCCTGATCAACCCTTCACCTGACACCCGCCTAGAGCTCAATGATGTTGT GTACTTGATACGCTCTGACCCTCTGGCTCATGTCCCCGAGGAGCCTCCGATCCACAGCAGTAGTCTGAAAGAGAGGCACGAGTCCAGCTTTGAGACCAGGGAAGACACTCAACTCTGA